The region TGCCAGTCGATGCGTTCGGCACCGCCGGGATACGCATCGAGCTGCGGCAGCGGCACGTCCGGTAAGGCTTCACGTGCCGTCTGCAGATCCAGCAGCAGCGGCACGATCGGATGTGCGTAGGGCGTCACGGAGATCTCGATCTTTCCCGCCTGCGCCAGCCGTGCATAGCGACCGATGACACCCGACAGCAGCCCGCTGATGATGGTCATGAGGGTATGTCGGTCATGCAGTGAGTAGCCACTGCCCTTCTGCATCAATTCGGCCACGCGCGCGTCGGCACGCCGCACCGTCTCGCCCAGCCAGGCGAGGTGATACCAGACCAGGATATCGGCCACGAACTGATCGGTGATGTAGCCGATCGATTCGCTGTGCTCGCTGCACCATTGCCCCAGCTCGGCGAGTCGCTTGTAGACCGGGAAGCGGTCGATGAGGCGTGTCTTGTTGGCACGCAGACAGGCCTTCACCAGCCGCAGGCGCATCTCTGGTTCCAGCGGCAGGCTGGCCGCACCCAGCGCCGCCAGCAGCGGGTCGCGGATGGCGCTGCCTTCACGCAGAAAGCCGCGCACCTGCCCGGCATAGTCGGCGAGCTGATCGAGCAGGATGGGCGCGAAGTTCACCACCGCCTTCGCCCCGGGGCTGGCTTCGATGTGCGCCGCCATATCGACGTAGTCCTTGATGGCGTGCAGGTAGGTCCAGGGTTGCAGATACTCCCCGCTGACGGTGTTGCAGTACTGCGGCTGGTGCATGTGCCAGCACAACACGACGTTCAGGCGCGGCTCAGCGGACATGGTGCAGCTCCTGGCCAAGCATCTCCGGTGTGATCAGCACGACACCCCCCTCCGAGACATGGAAGCGCCGTGCATCCTCGACGGGGTCCTCTCCGACCACCGTGCCCGCCGGGATCCGGCAGCCCTTGTCGATGACTGCGCGCGTGATACGGCAGTCCGGGCCTATGTTCACGTTGGGCAACACCACGGTGTCCTCGACCACCGTATGCGCGTGCAGCCTCACGTTGGAGAACAGCAGCGAATGGCGCACCCGCGCACCGGAGACGATGCAGCCACCGGAGACCATGGAGTCCACCGCCATACCGCGCCGGTCATCGTCGTCGAAGACGAATTTGGCGGGTGGCAGCTGTTCCTGATAGGTCCAGATGGGCCACTCCTCATCATAGAGATTGAGCTCCGGGGTGACACCGATCAGTTCCAGGTTGGCCTCCCAGAAGGCATCCACGGTACCGACATCCCTCCAATAGGCCTGCTTGCCGGTCTCCTCGTCACGGAACGAATAAGCGATCACCTTGCTGTCCTTGATGATGTGCGGCAGGACGTTCTTACCGAAATCGTGCTCCGATGCGTCGTCGTCCGCATCGCGGATCAGTTCCTGATAGAGAAATTCCGTGTTGAAGACATAGATGCCCATCGAGGCCAGTGCGACGTCCGTGTGTCCTGGCATGGGTGCAGGCTGTTCGGGTTTTTCCTGGAAACCCACTACACAGCCCTCGTCGTCCACGCTCATGACACCGAAGGCGCTGGCGCGCGCCAGGTCGACCTCGATGCAGCCGACCGTCATGTCAGCACCGCGCTTGACGTGTTCTGCGATCATGGGGCCGTAATCCATCTTGTAGATGTGATCCCCGGCCAGGATCAGTACGAAATCCGGCCGATGGTTACGGATGATATCGAGGTTCTGGTAGACGGCGTCGGCCGTCCCCTGATACCACGACACCTCGATGCGCTGTTGCGCCGGCAACAACTCGACGAACTCGCCGAACTCACCGCGCAGAAAATTCCAGCCACGGTGGATATGCTGGATGAGCGAGTGCGCCTTGTACTGGGTGAGGACACCGATGCTGCGGATCCCCGAATTCAGACAGTTGGACAGCGGGAAGTCGATGATGCGGAACTTACCCCCGAAAGGTACCGCCGGTTTGGCGCGCCATAGCGTCAGGTGTTTGAGGCGGGATCCCCGCCCTCCCGCCAGGATGAGCGCGAGGGTATTGCGGGTGAGGCGGCTGACGAAGCGCCGGGTGTGTCCGGTACGCATGCTCATAAATCTCCCTTGAATGTCGGCATTGGGCTCATTACCTGCCCAACGCCGGTACTGCCCTGCGGTCCAGCATCCCCCGCAGGGCCCCGTACACGGCTCTATGGTACCATCCACCCACCAACTTGGAATGGCATTCTGCCCATCCCGGGCGTATGCGAGCCAACTCCCAGCGACGGCCATGTCTCAGACCGCGAAACCGCCGATCGACCTACTCGGACCCGACCTTCGTCAGATCGCCGCGGCCCGGCATCATGACCCCTTCACTGTGCTGGGACGCCATCCACACGGTGGTGGCGAGCGTGTCCTGGCCTATCTGCCGGGGGCACGGGGCGTACGGCTGGTCGAGACCGACGCGGCGCTCACCCGGATACCAAATTCCGACTTCTTCACCTGGCAGGGACGCGCCGGCACCGTGCCACAGCGCTACCGTCTGGAATGGGTCGATGACCACGGTGCCACGCGAACGGCCTACGACCCCTACTGTTTCCCGGCGCAGGTGAGCGACTTCGACCTGCACCTGTTCGGCGAGGGCCGGCACTGGCACGCCTACCGTTTCATGGGTGCCCACCCACATCGCTGCGACGACATCGACGGTGTCCGCTTCGCCGTCTGGGCACCGAGCGCTGAGCGGGTCAGTGTGGTGGGCGACTTCAACGGCTGGGACGGGCGCCGCCACCCCATGCGCGTGCGCGGTGGCAGTGGTATCTGGGAGCTGTTCATTCCCGGCCTCGCACCGGGACAGTTCTACAAATACGAGATCCGCAACCGCGAACACGGCAGCATCCACCTCAAGACAGATCCCTATGGGCAGGAATTCGAGTACCGCCCCGGCACCGCCGCGCGCGTCCCGGACATCGATGAGTATGCATGGGATGACGCCGACTGGTTGCGCGCGCGCCACGACCACGACTGGCTGCATGCGCCCATGTCGATCTATGAAGTGCATCTCGGCTCCTGGCGGCGCGACCCGCAGGGCAGATTCCTGAGCTATCGCGAGCTGGCCGAGCAGCTTATCCCGTATGTGCAGGACCAGGGCTTCACCCATATCGAACTGCTGCCGATCACGGAACACCCGCTGGACGATTCCTGGGGCTATCAGGCCACCGGCTACTACGCACCGACCAGCCGTCACGGTACGCCCGACGATTTCCGCTTCTTCGTCGACCAGTGCCATCAGCACGGCATCGGCGTCATCCTCGACTGGGCACCCGGCCACTTCCCCAAGGATGACCACGCCCTGGCCCGCTTCGACGGCAGCGCGCTCTACGAACACGCGGACCCGCGGCGGGGCGAACACCGCGACTGGGGCACCCTGATCTTCAACTACGGCCGCAACGAGGTGCGCAATTTCCTGCTCTCGTCCGCCCTGTATTGGATCGAGGAGTGCCATATCGACGGCCTGCGCGTGGATGCCGTCGCCTCGATGCTCTACCTGGATTATTCACGCGATGCCGGCGACTGGCTCCCGAACATCTACGGTGGGCGCGAGAACCTGGAGGCGATCGACTTTCTCCGTCAGCTCAACGAAGTCACTCAGGGCCGCCATCCCGGCACGCTGATGATCGCCGAGGAATCCACCGCCTGGCCGCAGGTCACACGCCCCCCCTACGTCGGTGGCCTGGGCTTCTCGATGAAGTGGAACATGGGTTGGATGCACGACACCCTGGTGTATTTCAGCAAAGACACGGTGTACCGGCACTACCACCATGCCCAGCTCACCTTCGGCCTGCTGTACGCCTTCACCGAAAACTTCGTCCTGCCTTTCTCACACGACGAGGTCGTGCATGGCAAGTCGTCCATGCTGCACAAGATGCCGGGCGACGAATGGCAGCAGTTCGCCAACCTGCGCCTGCTGTACACCTACATGTGGACCTATCCGGGTAAAAAACTGCTGTTCATGGGTTCAGAGTTCGGGCAACGCTCGGAATGGAACTGCAACGCACCGTTGGAATGGCAGGCACTGGACTATGCCCCGCACGCCGGCGTGCACAGCCTGATGCGCGACCTCAACCACCTGTACCGGAACGAACCCGCGCTGCACGCCTGCGAATTCGAGGCCGAAGGCTTCGCCTGGATCGACTGCCACGACGCCGCGAAGTCGGTCATCAGCTACCAGCGCCACGCCGAGGCCGAGCTCCTGGTGAACGTCTTCAACTTCACGCCGGTGGTGCATGAGGAGTATCGGTTGGGGGTACCCGAGCACGGTCGCTACCGGGTACTGCTGAACTCGGACTCACTCTTCTACGGGGGCAGTAACGTCGGCGAACAGATCCTGCACACCGAACCCACGCCGTGGATGGGTCACCCATACTCCATCGCCCTCACCCTACCGCCGCTCGCGGGGGTGGTGCTGAAGCGGGAAGGGTGACGGAGTTCTGTTGCAGAAATTCAACCACGAAGGAAAACTTCGACGAGTGTTGATCGCAGAATCCCCTCCCCCATAAAGTGGGGAGGGGATTCACGGTTTTACACTTATCGAGGTTTTCCTTAGTGCCCTTCGTGTCCTTCGTGGTTGAAGTGGCCTTTACGTCTGCTTCGGCCGGAACGCCTTGACCACCGCCTCGTCGGTGGTCAGGAACGGGCCACCGATGAGGTCGATGCAACAGGGCACGGCCGGGAACACCGCCTCCAGACATTCCGCGATGGCAGCGGGCTTGCCCGGCAGGTTGATGATCAATGAACGCCCACGGATACCGGCGAGCTGGCGCGACAGGATGGCGGTCGGCACATGTCGCAGCGACACGGCACGCATCTGTTCGCCGAAGCCCGGCAGGTGCTTTTCGATCACCACCTCGGTCGCCTCGGGCGTGACATCGCGCGGCGCCGGGCCGGTACCGCCCGTGGTCACCACCAGAGAGCAGTTCTCCCGGTCACAGAGGTCCCGCAGCACGGCCTCGATCTCCGGACGCTCATCCGGGACCAGTCGCAGCAGCGGCTCCCACGGCGAGGTCAGTGCGCGCGTCAACCAGTCGCGGATGGCCGGTCCACCGAGATCCTGGTAGTCGCCGCGGCTGGCGCGGTCGGACACAGTCACGATGCCTATGCGGGCCGACGTCCGGCTCATGGGATTCCCCTCGGTAACGGTACGGACGTCGCAGTATAGCAAGGCGCGGAAGTTCGTCGGGAGGGAAACGGTTGACCGGGACGGCCAGCGTGCTGACCTCCCGGTGGACCGGTGGCAAGGCCTTCAGGAGGTCTTGCCGCCCGCCTCGGCCACCCGTTCGACGCAGTTGCTCAACACCAGTTTGGGCGGATCCATGGAGAAGATGAACGGCGCCGCCTGCCGCAGGGCGCTCAAACCGAGGATCTGCCGGGTCTTGCCGGGGAACACCGCCGCCTCGACGTCGTAGAGCGTACAGACCGGGCCGATCCGCACCTGGCCCAGACGGTATACCGGCACCGTCATTCTGCTGCCGTCGGCGAGGATACCGGACAACTCCTTGACGTAGACCACCCCGCCCGCTTCCCGCAGTATCCCCAGCGTCTCTTCGTTGATCGTCATATACCCGGAGCCCGTGTCGACCATCAGATCGACGGCGCCGACACCCGCGATCTCCCCCGCTACATAGTACGTTGCCGCGCCCCGCTCCTGCATGGGGATGTTGCTGTCGAAATCGGCGGCGGCCGCCGGTCCGGCCACGATGGTGGCGGCCAGGACCGCCCAGTGTCTGCTGTGCTGCATAAGTCCCTCGCCAAGGTTGCGCGGCAGTGCGGGTCGTGCTCAGTGCTCAGCGCCTGCAACGATCAGGCCAGTTGCTGGGACTGCCGACGTTCAGATCGGCTTAGCGGCGGGGTGGAGGGGGGGCTTGATCGGCACGGGCGGGATGTGAGAGCTGGTACGCACTCTGGGTGCCCGCACGCACGGGGCCGGCGGTCGCAGGGGCGTGATCAGGCGTAGTGTGTCATGTCGACCGGCTGGCGTCGGGCGCCCCAGCGACCGGGGACGGCCTCGAAGACACCGGCCAGTGGCGTACCGCAGCGCCGGCAGCCACCCGCCGGTGTCAGATTCCAGTCACCGAGCACGTAGCCGTCGCGCGCGATCAGCAGTTCACCACACTGATGACAGTAGGTACTCTGCCCGCCCGGGTCGTGCACATTGCCGGTGTAGGCATACCGCACGCCCTGCTCGAGGGCAATGTGGCGCGCCCGCGCCAGGGTGGCCGCCGGTGTCGGTGGCACATCCGACATCTTCCAATCCGGATGGAAGGCACTGAAGTGCATGGGGACCCCCGGACCGAGGTGCTCGACCACCCAGCGGCACATGCGCTCGATCTCGTCGCTGGAATCGTTATGGCCGGGGATCAGCAGCGTAGTCAGCTCGAACCAGACCTGCGTCTCGTGCCTGAGGTATTCCAGCGTCTCCAGGACCGGCCGCAGATGGCCACCGGAGAGCTTCCAGTAGAAGTCTTCCGTGAAGCCCTTCAGATCCACGTTGGCCGCATCCATGTAGCGATAGAACTCCTTGCGGGGCTCTGCAGTCACATAACCGGCCGTCACGGCGACCGACTTGATACCACGTTCGTGACAGGCCTGTGCCACGTCGATGGCATATTCATGGAAGATCACCGGATCATTGTAGGTGTAGGCGATGCTGCGGCAGCCGAGCGCGGCGGCGACCCGCGCGATCTTCTCCGGTGAGGCGGCAGCGGCCAGCGTATCGATCTCACGTGAGGTGCTGATGTCCCAGTTCTGACAGAACTTGCAGGCGAGATTACAGCCTGCGGTACCGAACGACAGTACCGGCGTGCCCGGGAGAAAATGATTCAAGGGTTTTTTCTCGATGGGATCCACGCAGTAGCCGCTGGAACGGCCATAGGTGGTCAACACGATGGCAGCGTTCTGATTGGCACGCACGAAGCACAGCCCGCGCTGCCCCTCGCGCAGCTTGCAGAAACGCGGACACAGATCACACTGCACCCGGCCGTCGTCGAGCGTATGCCAGTACTTGGTCGGAACCACCGCTGCGGCTTCCCAAGCGTTCGTCATCGAATCAACGCCTCAATGAGCCTGCAGACCCCGGTACAGGCGCAAGCAGAAAGTGCAATTCTTTCGTCACTCCGCACCCCTCGTGCAGCCCCCAGTATAGGCGCTGGCAGGAAGTGCAAGGGTACGACATTCACTGCTGCACACCTGGCGCGGACGAGCCCATCCGGTGCAAGTCATAGTATTCATTCAAAAAATCATATGTGCCACGAAAGTGTCTGGAAAAATACGGGCAATGACCTATGTTTTTCACAGGCACCGGCAGCGACTGAAAGGTGATGCACAACTGCATAATAGCAATACCTGACCATCGTTGTTGTCATCCATCGATCGATGGACCGGGCGGGTGCACGGTTTCATACCAAGGCCAATCCCTCAG is a window of Gammaproteobacteria bacterium DNA encoding:
- the glgC gene encoding glucose-1-phosphate adenylyltransferase, which encodes MRTGHTRRFVSRLTRNTLALILAGGRGSRLKHLTLWRAKPAVPFGGKFRIIDFPLSNCLNSGIRSIGVLTQYKAHSLIQHIHRGWNFLRGEFGEFVELLPAQQRIEVSWYQGTADAVYQNLDIIRNHRPDFVLILAGDHIYKMDYGPMIAEHVKRGADMTVGCIEVDLARASAFGVMSVDDEGCVVGFQEKPEQPAPMPGHTDVALASMGIYVFNTEFLYQELIRDADDDASEHDFGKNVLPHIIKDSKVIAYSFRDEETGKQAYWRDVGTVDAFWEANLELIGVTPELNLYDEEWPIWTYQEQLPPAKFVFDDDDRRGMAVDSMVSGGCIVSGARVRHSLLFSNVRLHAHTVVEDTVVLPNVNIGPDCRITRAVIDKGCRIPAGTVVGEDPVEDARRFHVSEGGVVLITPEMLGQELHHVR
- the glgB gene encoding 1,4-alpha-glucan branching protein GlgB; this encodes MSQTAKPPIDLLGPDLRQIAAARHHDPFTVLGRHPHGGGERVLAYLPGARGVRLVETDAALTRIPNSDFFTWQGRAGTVPQRYRLEWVDDHGATRTAYDPYCFPAQVSDFDLHLFGEGRHWHAYRFMGAHPHRCDDIDGVRFAVWAPSAERVSVVGDFNGWDGRRHPMRVRGGSGIWELFIPGLAPGQFYKYEIRNREHGSIHLKTDPYGQEFEYRPGTAARVPDIDEYAWDDADWLRARHDHDWLHAPMSIYEVHLGSWRRDPQGRFLSYRELAEQLIPYVQDQGFTHIELLPITEHPLDDSWGYQATGYYAPTSRHGTPDDFRFFVDQCHQHGIGVILDWAPGHFPKDDHALARFDGSALYEHADPRRGEHRDWGTLIFNYGRNEVRNFLLSSALYWIEECHIDGLRVDAVASMLYLDYSRDAGDWLPNIYGGRENLEAIDFLRQLNEVTQGRHPGTLMIAEESTAWPQVTRPPYVGGLGFSMKWNMGWMHDTLVYFSKDTVYRHYHHAQLTFGLLYAFTENFVLPFSHDEVVHGKSSMLHKMPGDEWQQFANLRLLYTYMWTYPGKKLLFMGSEFGQRSEWNCNAPLEWQALDYAPHAGVHSLMRDLNHLYRNEPALHACEFEAEGFAWIDCHDAAKSVISYQRHAEAELLVNVFNFTPVVHEEYRLGVPEHGRYRVLLNSDSLFYGGSNVGEQILHTEPTPWMGHPYSIALTLPPLAGVVLKREG
- the mog gene encoding molybdopterin adenylyltransferase — protein: MSRTSARIGIVTVSDRASRGDYQDLGGPAIRDWLTRALTSPWEPLLRLVPDERPEIEAVLRDLCDRENCSLVVTTGGTGPAPRDVTPEATEVVIEKHLPGFGEQMRAVSLRHVPTAILSRQLAGIRGRSLIINLPGKPAAIAECLEAVFPAVPCCIDLIGGPFLTTDEAVVKAFRPKQT
- a CDS encoding retroviral-like aspartic protease family protein, with the protein product MQHSRHWAVLAATIVAGPAAAADFDSNIPMQERGAATYYVAGEIAGVGAVDLMVDTGSGYMTINEETLGILREAGGVVYVKELSGILADGSRMTVPVYRLGQVRIGPVCTLYDVEAAVFPGKTRQILGLSALRQAAPFIFSMDPPKLVLSNCVERVAEAGGKTS
- the amrS gene encoding AmmeMemoRadiSam system radical SAM enzyme, with translation MTNAWEAAAVVPTKYWHTLDDGRVQCDLCPRFCKLREGQRGLCFVRANQNAAIVLTTYGRSSGYCVDPIEKKPLNHFLPGTPVLSFGTAGCNLACKFCQNWDISTSREIDTLAAAASPEKIARVAAALGCRSIAYTYNDPVIFHEYAIDVAQACHERGIKSVAVTAGYVTAEPRKEFYRYMDAANVDLKGFTEDFYWKLSGGHLRPVLETLEYLRHETQVWFELTTLLIPGHNDSSDEIERMCRWVVEHLGPGVPMHFSAFHPDWKMSDVPPTPAATLARARHIALEQGVRYAYTGNVHDPGGQSTYCHQCGELLIARDGYVLGDWNLTPAGGCRRCGTPLAGVFEAVPGRWGARRQPVDMTHYA